One Brassica napus cultivar Da-Ae chromosome C4, Da-Ae, whole genome shotgun sequence genomic region harbors:
- the LOC106401206 gene encoding protein EARLY FLOWERING 3 isoform X2 gives MKRGKEEEEKKKLEPMFPRLHVNDADKGGGPRAPPRNKMALYEHLTTPSHRFTDHSSSPRHTNTLFPPPPGPSNQPCGVERNLTSQHLDSSASGHVTQMSSMENVTTLAHRRGDQRKTLREEDDFAVPVYDNDSSRRFQCPLEKSASGCERVNASLLRQESTSSRLDHETGVMETDDGVESHGNPNDVDDDDDSISSIDVSPDEVVGVLGQKRFWRARKAIANQQRIFAVQLFELHRLIKVTKHRSSDSEKTDQNKMESSAENVVGKSSNQGQQHQPSNYMPFASNPPAANGCYYPPQHPPPSGGNQQWLIPVMSPSEGLIYKPHPGPGHTGSPVCGGYYGHFMPALMIMGSFMDGGPPPFHPGVGNGYFPPYGMMNPYGSGHQQQQQPNEQMNQFVHPVNTQQQSSVNEAISQQQPTQSYPRARKSRQRSTGISPSGISGTNSFRPLSVVDDDDDDNNEPEQMMTTTTTTTRTTVTQTTRDGGGVTRVIKVVPHNAKLASENAARIFRSIQEERKHYDSFSNHS, from the exons ATGAAGAGAGGgaaggaagaggaggagaagaagaaactgGAACCAATGTTTCCTCGACTTCATGTGAACGATGCAGACAAAGGAGGAGGACCTCGAGCTCCTCCTAGAAACAAGATGGCTCTCTACGAGCACCTCACCACCCCTTCTCACAGGTTTACTGATCATAGTTCCTCGCCACGTCACACCAACACTCtctttcctcctcctcctggaCCATCTAACCAG CCTTGTGGGGTGGAGAGAAACTTGACTTCCCAGCATCTTGATTCTTCAGCTTCTGGCCATGTAACCCAAATGTCCTCCATGGAAAATGTGACAACTTTAGCACATCGTCGTGGTGATCAAAGGAAAACGCTAAGAGAGGAAGATGATTTTGCGGTTCCTGTATATGATAATGATAGCTCAAGAAGATTTCAATGTCCTCTTGAAAAGTCAGCATCGGGTTGTGAAAGAGTTAATGCTTCCTTGTTGAGACAAGAGTCTACAAGTAGTAGGTTAGACCATGAAACTGGAGTGATGGAAACTGATGATGGAGTTGAATCTCATGGCAATCCTAATGAcgtcgatgatgatgatgattcgatATCCAGCATAGACGTCTCTCCTGATGAAGTTGTGGGAGTATTAGGTCAAAAACGTTTCTGGAGAGCAAGGAAAGCTATTGCCAA TCAACAAAGAATATTTGCggttcaattatttgagttgcACAGGCTGATTAAG GTTACCAAACACAGAAGCAGCGACTCCGAGAAGACTGACCAAAATAAAATGGAATCCTCAGCTGAGAACGTAGTCGGGAAGTCGTCAAACCAAGGTCAGCAGCATCAACCGTCCAACTACATGCCTTTTGCGAGCAACCCACCAGCTGCAAATGGATGTTACTATCCTcctcagcatcctcctccctcTGGAGGAAATCAGCAATGGTTGATCCCTGTAATGTCTCCTTCCGAAGGGCTAATATACAAGCCTCACCCAGGTCCAGGTCACACAGGGTCGCCGGTCTGTGGAGGCTACTATGGTCATTTTATGCCTGCACTGATGATAATGGGTAGTTTCATGGACGGTGGTCCACCTCCGTTTCACCCGGGCGTTGGCAATGGCTACTTCCCTCCTTATGGTATGATGAACCCTTACGGTTCAGGccatcaacaacaacagcagCCCAATGAGCAAATGAATCAGTTTGTGCATCCTGTGAACACCCAACAACAGAGCTCCGTCAATGAAGCGATCTCACAACAACAGCCAACACAATCTTATCCTCGGGCTAGAAAGAGCAGGCAAAGGAGCACAGGAATCAGTCCAAGTGGAATCTCTGGTACGAACTCCTTTCGGCCATTGTCAgtggttgatgatgatgatgatgacaacaATGAGCCTGAGCAAATGATGACTACtaccacaacaacaacaagaacaacTGTTACTCAGACAACAAGAGATGGAGGTGGGGTGACGAGAGTGATAAAGGTTGTTCCGCACAACGCAAAGCTGGCGAGTGAGAATGCTGCTAGGATTTTCCGGTCGATACAAGAAGAACGTAAACACTACGACTCCTTTTCTAACCACTCTTAA
- the LOC106401206 gene encoding protein EARLY FLOWERING 3 isoform X1: MKRGKEEEEKKKLEPMFPRLHVNDADKGGGPRAPPRNKMALYEHLTTPSHRFTDHSSSPRHTNTLFPPPPGPSNQPCGVERNLTSQHLDSSASGHVTQMSSMENVTTLAHRRGDQRKTLREEDDFAVPVYDNDSSRRFQCPLEKSASGCERVNASLLRQESTSSRLDHETGVMETDDGVESHGNPNDVDDDDDSISSIDVSPDEVVGVLGQKRFWRARKAIANQQRIFAVQLFELHRLIKVQRLIASSSDVLLDEISYLGNVPVKKLLPSEFILKPPPLPQVTKHRSSDSEKTDQNKMESSAENVVGKSSNQGQQHQPSNYMPFASNPPAANGCYYPPQHPPPSGGNQQWLIPVMSPSEGLIYKPHPGPGHTGSPVCGGYYGHFMPALMIMGSFMDGGPPPFHPGVGNGYFPPYGMMNPYGSGHQQQQQPNEQMNQFVHPVNTQQQSSVNEAISQQQPTQSYPRARKSRQRSTGISPSGISGTNSFRPLSVVDDDDDDNNEPEQMMTTTTTTTRTTVTQTTRDGGGVTRVIKVVPHNAKLASENAARIFRSIQEERKHYDSFSNHS; encoded by the exons ATGAAGAGAGGgaaggaagaggaggagaagaagaaactgGAACCAATGTTTCCTCGACTTCATGTGAACGATGCAGACAAAGGAGGAGGACCTCGAGCTCCTCCTAGAAACAAGATGGCTCTCTACGAGCACCTCACCACCCCTTCTCACAGGTTTACTGATCATAGTTCCTCGCCACGTCACACCAACACTCtctttcctcctcctcctggaCCATCTAACCAG CCTTGTGGGGTGGAGAGAAACTTGACTTCCCAGCATCTTGATTCTTCAGCTTCTGGCCATGTAACCCAAATGTCCTCCATGGAAAATGTGACAACTTTAGCACATCGTCGTGGTGATCAAAGGAAAACGCTAAGAGAGGAAGATGATTTTGCGGTTCCTGTATATGATAATGATAGCTCAAGAAGATTTCAATGTCCTCTTGAAAAGTCAGCATCGGGTTGTGAAAGAGTTAATGCTTCCTTGTTGAGACAAGAGTCTACAAGTAGTAGGTTAGACCATGAAACTGGAGTGATGGAAACTGATGATGGAGTTGAATCTCATGGCAATCCTAATGAcgtcgatgatgatgatgattcgatATCCAGCATAGACGTCTCTCCTGATGAAGTTGTGGGAGTATTAGGTCAAAAACGTTTCTGGAGAGCAAGGAAAGCTATTGCCAA TCAACAAAGAATATTTGCggttcaattatttgagttgcACAGGCTGATTAAG GTTCAAAGACTTATTGCTTCATCATCGGATGTCTTGCTCGATGAGATCAGTTATCTTGGAAATGTTCCAGTGAAGAAGCTTCTTCCCTCTGAATTTATATTAAAGCCTCCTCCTCTACCACAGGTTACCAAACACAGAAGCAGCGACTCCGAGAAGACTGACCAAAATAAAATGGAATCCTCAGCTGAGAACGTAGTCGGGAAGTCGTCAAACCAAGGTCAGCAGCATCAACCGTCCAACTACATGCCTTTTGCGAGCAACCCACCAGCTGCAAATGGATGTTACTATCCTcctcagcatcctcctccctcTGGAGGAAATCAGCAATGGTTGATCCCTGTAATGTCTCCTTCCGAAGGGCTAATATACAAGCCTCACCCAGGTCCAGGTCACACAGGGTCGCCGGTCTGTGGAGGCTACTATGGTCATTTTATGCCTGCACTGATGATAATGGGTAGTTTCATGGACGGTGGTCCACCTCCGTTTCACCCGGGCGTTGGCAATGGCTACTTCCCTCCTTATGGTATGATGAACCCTTACGGTTCAGGccatcaacaacaacagcagCCCAATGAGCAAATGAATCAGTTTGTGCATCCTGTGAACACCCAACAACAGAGCTCCGTCAATGAAGCGATCTCACAACAACAGCCAACACAATCTTATCCTCGGGCTAGAAAGAGCAGGCAAAGGAGCACAGGAATCAGTCCAAGTGGAATCTCTGGTACGAACTCCTTTCGGCCATTGTCAgtggttgatgatgatgatgatgacaacaATGAGCCTGAGCAAATGATGACTACtaccacaacaacaacaagaacaacTGTTACTCAGACAACAAGAGATGGAGGTGGGGTGACGAGAGTGATAAAGGTTGTTCCGCACAACGCAAAGCTGGCGAGTGAGAATGCTGCTAGGATTTTCCGGTCGATACAAGAAGAACGTAAACACTACGACTCCTTTTCTAACCACTCTTAA
- the LOC106449985 gene encoding putative protease Do-like 3, mitochondrial isoform X1, with amino-acid sequence MYRSVCTMSRFYCNSSGLVPRFLVVCNNSAPKTATLRYVSSSNLRCFSSKTSTPAPSDTAKDKITPVVNKFSFSSIFQGWMNGLIQQEKEQPVVNEANNTTPSVTHQEKEESSVDEAKNTTPSVTHQEKEESSVDEAKNTTPPVTHQEKEESIVDEAKKTTPPSAIDLALNSVVKVFTVSSKPRLFQPWQISMQNECSGSGFLISGKKIITNAHVVDNHTSVKVQKHGSATKYKAKVRMIGHECDLAILEVDNDEFWEGMNFLELGDVPKLQEEVHLVGYPCGGDSISVTKGVVSRVELKEYSHSSTELLTVQIDAAINSGNSGGPVFLGNKVAGVAFEGLFWSDGIGYMIPTPVVKHFLDCVEEKHVSFGSMNISYQMMGNAQIRDYFKMSKDMTGILVNEINPLSDAYNFLKKDDVILAIDGVPIGNDSKVPFLNQDTVDFKHLVSMKKPSETALIKVLREGKECEFNVGLKPVKPLVPLHNFDKMRSYYIYGGFLFVPLSQPYIDGSYMCECSSKKMPKKASEQIVIISQILEDDINAGYASFEDLQVKKVNGIEVDNLKHLSQVIEECSTGYLRLDLENEKVLILNNKLARKANSTILKELKIPSAMSDDLQPRQVNRSRLVSPRHSKKNN; translated from the exons ATGTACCGCTCTGTCTGTACCATGTCCAGGTTCTACTGCAACTCGAGCGGTCTTGTTCCTCGATTTCTTGTTGTTTGTAACAATTCTGCCCCGAAGACTGCAACGCTGAGATACGTTTCATCTTCTAATCTGCGCTGTTTTTCTTCTAAGACATCAACGCCCGCACCATCTGACACTGCAAAAGATAAGATAACCCCGGTGGTGAACAAATTTTCGTTCTCTAGCATCTTTCAAGGTTGGATGAATGGACTTATTCAACAAGAAAAAGAACAACCCGTTGTGAATGAAGCGAACAACACAACTCCTTCGGTTACTCATCAAGAGAAAGAAGAATCTAGTGTGGATGAGGCAAAAAACACAACTCCTTCGGTTACTcatcaagaaaaagaagaatctaGTGTGGATGAAGCAAAAAATACAACTCCTCCGGTTACTCATCAAgagaaagaagaatctattGTGGATGAAGCAAAAAAGACAACTCCTCCTTCTGCTATTGATTTAGCTCTTAACTCAGTGGTTAAGGTCTTCACCGTCTCTAGCAAGCCTAGACTTTTTCAACCTTGGCAGATTAGTATGCAGAATGAATGCTCTGGCTCTG GATTTTTAATATCGGGAAAGAAGATTATTACAAATGCGCATGTGGTGGATAATCACACATCGGTTAAAGTACAAAAGCACGGTTCAGCCACCAAGTACAAAGCAAAAGTTCGAATGATTGGGCATGAATGTGATTTAGCCATCTTGGAGGTCGATAACGATGAGTTTTGGGAGGGAATGAACTTCTTGGAGCTTGGAGACGTACCCAAGCTGCAGGAAGAGGTGCACCTTGTTGGCTATCCTTGTG GTGGTGACAGTATATCCGTTACAAAAGGTGTTGTGTCGAGAGTTGAACTAAAAGAATATAGTCACAGCTCGACAGAGCTACTCACAGTACAAATAGATGCAGCTATCAATTCTGGAAATAGTGGTGGTCCTGTATTTTTGGGAAACAAAGTGGCTGGTgtagcatttgaaggtttgttCTGGTCCGATGGTATTGG TTACATGATTCCAACTCCAGTAGTTAAGCACTTTTTAGACTGTgttgaagaaaaacatgttAGTTTCGGCTCAATGAATATATCATATCAGATGATGGGGAATGCACAAATTCGTGACTATTTCAAGATGAGCAAAGATATGACAGGGATTCTTGTAAACGAAATAAACCCGCTGTCCGATGCTTACAACTTTCTGAAAAAGGATGATGTTATTCTGGCCATTGATGGTGTTCCTATAGGAAATGATAGTAAAG TTCCGTTTCTTAACCAGGACACCGTAGATTTCAAGCATTTGGTCTCTATGAAGAAACCATCTGAAACAGCTCTAATTAAAGTGTTAAGAGAGGGAAAAGAGTGTGAGTTCAACGTCGGTCTAAAACCT GTGAAACCGCTAGTTCCATTGCATAATTTTGACAAGATGCGAAGTTACTATATATACGGAGGGTTTCTTTTTGTACCTCTATCCCAACCATACATTGATGGCTCTTATATGTGCGAGTGTTCTTCCAAAAAGATGCCCAAGAAAGCCAGTGAACAGATAGTAATCATTTCTCAG ATCTTAGAGGATGACATCAACGCAGGATACGCCAGTTTTGAAGATTTGCAg GTGAAGAAAGTGAATGGAATCGAAGTGGATAATCTGAAGCATCTAAGTCAAGTCATAGAGGAGTGTAGCACCGGGTATTTGAGGCTGGATTTGGAAAACGAAAAGGTTCTCATCCTCAATAATAAGTTGGCAAGAAAAGCAAATTCTACGATCTTGAAAGAACTCAAAATACCGTCGGCCATGTCCGATGACCTTCAACCTAGGCAGGTTAACAGAAGCCGCTTAGTTAGTCCTCGGCATAGcaagaaaaataattag
- the LOC106449985 gene encoding putative protease Do-like 3, mitochondrial isoform X2, with translation MNGLIQQEKEQPVVNEANNTTPSVTHQEKEESSVDEAKNTTPSVTHQEKEESSVDEAKNTTPPVTHQEKEESIVDEAKKTTPPSAIDLALNSVVKVFTVSSKPRLFQPWQISMQNECSGSGFLISGKKIITNAHVVDNHTSVKVQKHGSATKYKAKVRMIGHECDLAILEVDNDEFWEGMNFLELGDVPKLQEEVHLVGYPCGGDSISVTKGVVSRVELKEYSHSSTELLTVQIDAAINSGNSGGPVFLGNKVAGVAFEGLFWSDGIGYMIPTPVVKHFLDCVEEKHVSFGSMNISYQMMGNAQIRDYFKMSKDMTGILVNEINPLSDAYNFLKKDDVILAIDGVPIGNDSKVPFLNQDTVDFKHLVSMKKPSETALIKVLREGKECEFNVGLKPVKPLVPLHNFDKMRSYYIYGGFLFVPLSQPYIDGSYMCECSSKKMPKKASEQIVIISQILEDDINAGYASFEDLQVKKVNGIEVDNLKHLSQVIEECSTGYLRLDLENEKVLILNNKLARKANSTILKELKIPSAMSDDLQPRQVNRSRLVSPRHSKKNN, from the exons ATGAATGGACTTATTCAACAAGAAAAAGAACAACCCGTTGTGAATGAAGCGAACAACACAACTCCTTCGGTTACTCATCAAGAGAAAGAAGAATCTAGTGTGGATGAGGCAAAAAACACAACTCCTTCGGTTACTcatcaagaaaaagaagaatctaGTGTGGATGAAGCAAAAAATACAACTCCTCCGGTTACTCATCAAgagaaagaagaatctattGTGGATGAAGCAAAAAAGACAACTCCTCCTTCTGCTATTGATTTAGCTCTTAACTCAGTGGTTAAGGTCTTCACCGTCTCTAGCAAGCCTAGACTTTTTCAACCTTGGCAGATTAGTATGCAGAATGAATGCTCTGGCTCTG GATTTTTAATATCGGGAAAGAAGATTATTACAAATGCGCATGTGGTGGATAATCACACATCGGTTAAAGTACAAAAGCACGGTTCAGCCACCAAGTACAAAGCAAAAGTTCGAATGATTGGGCATGAATGTGATTTAGCCATCTTGGAGGTCGATAACGATGAGTTTTGGGAGGGAATGAACTTCTTGGAGCTTGGAGACGTACCCAAGCTGCAGGAAGAGGTGCACCTTGTTGGCTATCCTTGTG GTGGTGACAGTATATCCGTTACAAAAGGTGTTGTGTCGAGAGTTGAACTAAAAGAATATAGTCACAGCTCGACAGAGCTACTCACAGTACAAATAGATGCAGCTATCAATTCTGGAAATAGTGGTGGTCCTGTATTTTTGGGAAACAAAGTGGCTGGTgtagcatttgaaggtttgttCTGGTCCGATGGTATTGG TTACATGATTCCAACTCCAGTAGTTAAGCACTTTTTAGACTGTgttgaagaaaaacatgttAGTTTCGGCTCAATGAATATATCATATCAGATGATGGGGAATGCACAAATTCGTGACTATTTCAAGATGAGCAAAGATATGACAGGGATTCTTGTAAACGAAATAAACCCGCTGTCCGATGCTTACAACTTTCTGAAAAAGGATGATGTTATTCTGGCCATTGATGGTGTTCCTATAGGAAATGATAGTAAAG TTCCGTTTCTTAACCAGGACACCGTAGATTTCAAGCATTTGGTCTCTATGAAGAAACCATCTGAAACAGCTCTAATTAAAGTGTTAAGAGAGGGAAAAGAGTGTGAGTTCAACGTCGGTCTAAAACCT GTGAAACCGCTAGTTCCATTGCATAATTTTGACAAGATGCGAAGTTACTATATATACGGAGGGTTTCTTTTTGTACCTCTATCCCAACCATACATTGATGGCTCTTATATGTGCGAGTGTTCTTCCAAAAAGATGCCCAAGAAAGCCAGTGAACAGATAGTAATCATTTCTCAG ATCTTAGAGGATGACATCAACGCAGGATACGCCAGTTTTGAAGATTTGCAg GTGAAGAAAGTGAATGGAATCGAAGTGGATAATCTGAAGCATCTAAGTCAAGTCATAGAGGAGTGTAGCACCGGGTATTTGAGGCTGGATTTGGAAAACGAAAAGGTTCTCATCCTCAATAATAAGTTGGCAAGAAAAGCAAATTCTACGATCTTGAAAGAACTCAAAATACCGTCGGCCATGTCCGATGACCTTCAACCTAGGCAGGTTAACAGAAGCCGCTTAGTTAGTCCTCGGCATAGcaagaaaaataattag